In Pirellulales bacterium, the genomic stretch GACGAAGCTCAAACGGTTGGAACTGCGCGGCACACGCGTTCAAGGCTCCGGTCTGGCCAGCCTTAAAGGATTGAAGAACCTTCGTAGTTTGGATTGCAGCGAAACGCCGCTGGACGATGCCGGGCTGGCGCACCTGGAGTCGATTGTTTCGCTCGAGCGTCTCGACTTGTGGAATACGCATGTCACCGATGCGGGCTTGAAGCATTTAGCCGTGCTTCAAAACCTGAAGTGGCTGAACCTGGACGGCTTAAGAATCAGTGATACAGGCCTCGCGAATCTGCAATCGCTCGAAAAGCTCAATACCCTGAGCTTGAGTGGCGACAAGATTAGCGATGTCGGCTTGGCGAAATTACACGGTCTGAAATCGCTGAAATCGCTCGATCTATCCTTTACGACGGCTAGCGACCAAAGTATCGATCAGTTGAAACAAGCAATACCGGGCTTGAGGGTGAAAAGATAGCGCGGACGGGCAGTCCTTCGACTCGCGGCGATGATGGCCGTCCACTTATCGGAGCGTTCCTCATGCGTGCCCTCCATCAGAACATGATTTTGCTTGGCGCGTTCATCGTTAGCGCCGCTTCGGACCAAATTCTGCGTTTAGTCGTTGCCGAAGATTCGCAAGCCTTCACAGATCCTGCCGCGGCGGGTAACAATTTTGGACTTCAAGGCGAATACACCGGCGGTTCGACCAATTCCGACGGCACGCCACAGAAATTGGGCGTGCAAGCAATTGCGCTGGGCGATCGAAAATATCAGGTCGTGCGATACACTGGCAGACTCCCTGGTGCCGGCTGGGATTAATCGGTCGCGCCGAATCGTCGCGATGTCGAAGCAAAAGATGGCAAGCTCGTGATGAACGATGATGACAATCAATATGAAGCGACCAGCGACGCGATCGAATTTACAAGCATATCGGGCAAGATAGTTGGTCGGCTTGAGCAAATCGAACGAAAAAGTCCGACGCCTGGTGCCAAGCCGCAGACAGGTGCCGTCGCCCTGTTCGATGGTTCGTCCGCCAACGAATTTGTTGGCGGAAAAATGACCGCTGAAAAGCTGCTCGAAGTTGGCGCGGTCAGCAAGCACAAGTTCGCTAATTTCCTGATGCACCTCGAATTCCGCACCCCTTTTATGCCCAATGCATGCGGGCAAGGGCGCGGCAATAGCGGCGTCTATTTGCAAAATCGCTACGAGGTGCAATTGCTCGATACATTTGGCCTGCAGGGAAAAGATCATGAATGCGGCGGCATCTACTCGGCCCGCGCGACGAAAGTCAACGTGTGCTTCCCGTAACTCGCTTGACAGACTTGCGACGTTGATTTCACTACGACGCGTCTCGGCGAGGGTGGCAAAAAGATCAAGAACGCGGTGGTCCCGGTCCGCCAGAATGGCATCCCGATTCATGATCGTTTCGAATTGCCGACTTTCACCCCGGGGGAGAAAGTAAGAAATCTCCGACACCCGGCCCCTTGCAATTACAAGATCACGGCATCCCGAAAAACTTCCGCAACATTTACGTCATGCCCCACGGATGAATTGGCTGAGTAGAAGTTAGTCCAATTTGAAAGCCTACCACGGTGGCCGAAGTTGAGCAAAGAACGCTTGAACAAGGTTTCGTTGCCTTTCTTGCTGTCGCATTGCATTCCCTGACCGGTGCCACGACGGGCACGTCACCAAAACGCCGCTTCGTGCCGTCGTTTGGCCTGCTCTACGCGGTCGTAGAGTGCGGGCATCGCAGGCAATTCTGTATAGAATTTCGCGCTCGGATCGATTCCCCAGCGCTCGTTCCGCTCGATATACGAGCGAACCGTCGATTGTCTCCCCACTATCGGCAATGCGATCAGCCAGATCGACGCCACCAGGACGAGGCAACCGGCCAGCCGCACTGTCTTGGCCCAGCGATCACTGTGCGAGCGAAATAGCTGCATTCGGAAATACCTTTTCGAACATGAGCCATGCCATGGCGAGCGTTAAGATCAAGTTCAGTGTCTGACCGCACACGTAGAGCACCAGCGGCTTGCCCCCCTTGAAGAACTGCCGCAATTCTCGGAAGTTCGTCTCCAGCCCAATGCTGACAAAGGCAAAGCAGAAAAACCAACCGCGCA encodes the following:
- a CDS encoding DUF1080 domain-containing protein; its protein translation is MMNDDDNQYEATSDAIEFTSISGKIVGRLEQIERKSPTPGAKPQTGAVALFDGSSANEFVGGKMTAEKLLEVGAVSKHKFANFLMHLEFRTPFMPNACGQGRGNSGVYLQNRYEVQLLDTFGLQGKDHECGGIYSARATKVNVCFP